A section of the Chloroflexota bacterium genome encodes:
- a CDS encoding ribose-phosphate pyrophosphokinase: MPYLEEMKIFSGNSHTSLAEDVCEYVEMPLGRARVTKFSNDNTFVQYEENIRQQDVFIIQPFSYPVNDTIMELLIMIDAAKRASAGRITAVIPYYAYGRTDKKDQPRVPITARLLADLLTVAGANRVVTVDMHAGQIQGFFNIPVDELTALPLLTDYFRRKDLEDPVVVAVDIGISKRARDMATKLGAPLAIIEKRRLDNHDHTEVMNVIGDVRGRTAITFDDETGTGGSLQLAVNAALDAGAREVYSCSTHGVFTSPAVDRINGMGIREMVVTDTLPTACSTNVPKIKVLSVASLLGEAICRIHEGRSVGELFSD, translated from the coding sequence ATGCCGTATTTGGAGGAGATGAAGATCTTCAGCGGCAACTCGCACACGTCCTTGGCCGAAGACGTCTGCGAATATGTGGAAATGCCGCTGGGCAGGGCCCGCGTCACCAAGTTCTCCAATGACAACACGTTTGTGCAGTACGAGGAGAACATCAGGCAGCAGGACGTCTTCATCATCCAACCGTTTTCCTACCCCGTAAACGACACGATCATGGAGCTCCTCATCATGATCGACGCGGCCAAGCGAGCATCTGCGGGCCGTATCACGGCCGTCATCCCCTACTACGCCTACGGCCGCACCGACAAGAAGGACCAGCCCCGCGTGCCCATCACCGCGCGGTTGCTGGCCGACCTGCTCACCGTCGCCGGCGCGAACCGGGTGGTGACGGTGGACATGCACGCGGGCCAGATCCAGGGCTTCTTCAACATCCCCGTGGACGAGCTGACGGCCCTGCCGCTCCTCACCGACTACTTCCGTCGCAAGGATCTGGAGGACCCGGTGGTGGTCGCGGTCGACATCGGCATCAGCAAGCGGGCGCGCGACATGGCGACGAAGCTGGGTGCGCCGCTGGCCATCATCGAGAAGCGTCGGCTGGACAACCATGACCATACTGAGGTCATGAACGTTATAGGAGATGTGAGGGGCAGGACGGCCATCACCTTTGACGATGAGACGGGCACGGGCGGCTCGCTGCAACTCGCGGTCAATGCCGCCTTGGACGCCGGCGCCAGGGAGGTCTACTCCTGCTCCACCCACGGGGTGTTCACGTCGCCGGCCGTCGACAGGATAAACGGCATGGGCATCAGGGAAATGGTGGTGACGGACACGCTGCCGACCGCCTGTTCCACCAACGTTCCCAAGATCAAGGTGTTGTCCGTGGCGAGCCTGCTGGGTGAGGCAATCTGCCGCATCCACGAGGGCCGCTCTGTTGGTGAGCTCTTCTCTGACTAG